A region of Culicoides brevitarsis isolate CSIRO-B50_1 chromosome 1, AGI_CSIRO_Cbre_v1, whole genome shotgun sequence DNA encodes the following proteins:
- the LOC134833106 gene encoding histone-lysine N-methyltransferase, H3 lysine-79 specific isoform X1, protein MAGGNGGNGGGEDEHKNKKLELRSPVGTEPFYYTWPLIIGTGPDMHDGAADIIDTVRWVCEEVLEIKSALEDIVFHEVDTTSYMAMKYFCDRYNKVVDSFVQLQKGTSLPAVRYTYPSRGLLRHIIQQTYNVAVAEPEKLNQYEPFSPEVYGETSYDLICQMIDQIDIREDDIFVDLGSGVGQVVLQMTAATPVKVCYGIEKADVPSRYAEDMSKHFLRWMRWFGKKYNDYHLIKGDFLADEHREKINSATIVFVNNFAFGPNVDHQLKERFADLKDGARIVSSKSFCPLNFRITDRNLSDIGTIMHVSEMTPMKGSVSWTGKPVSYYLHIIDRTKLERYFQRLKTKGNDNGNDYVVGRSGSRDKGKRVTLMDDTSTESETGGDVTGATTRKAWSDYCKGKSSQSEEENNNAHRSSSTGVAKKRRKITRPKTTNQTNRAAQQAQGTTKKATKGGRVKKGKAKRPLRISGLDLLHNQTVLSTSESLIGKKLPPARGCIDQQLSSIAGTMVHEELEIPAAPLETPYALQILMDVFKTQMMNFLNSMRTPTYKDNLNDQISKERERNQRLLNRAGQLEKQIRVLIDDSVILLKARMNELGINTTSQNDLLCKAKEIVGRHKELQVMAAKLQSQVTAIEKDQNQMVLAHVKKLADKHLKTPLNGEELELNASASQELILKEIANTLSQRKKLHAQVSTLESELDIIEKSAAERKVVLQSTPVMPIPPPSNVSDRHASVTASTKPGNQHSATSSSSSGKSNRKNRENRARSQDWPDIPDVGKIEESNPEVLAQKILEKGRQIEAGKFSATSTTSSGSSKSHKNDESSSKKHPHHPVDSALMPAPPMVSKQQHRNMAQNVPASKYQQQPANLPPSPTPTTPQTASGKLQDSPHKVVNFEDRLKSIITSVLQGQEQAPSPNKQPSQGQMPPQGQIHPEMAHLKKQQQQNSQIIYQQNAASQGQGHHNKGSSSSSYMGHNRESPIQHLPPGTHHLTASTTITPTSGIPYKQQMQQHTSTKISPQSKYGPNPAANPQGSLQYAKNLSLSISPTTTMPHDPHPSPNNVMYHQYQGPHGMDPHHKVEFKAPENYRERQYMGVMVMDHQNNPTASQPVRINIPPQQDMPEYISGRSSDPNSRASYVTVTNQQSHSRPSSSSSQPDYTQVSPAKMALRRHLSQEKLVQQLPPGVQLSSSSKTIGDLVNGEIERTLEISNQSIINAAVNMSTMLGPQGTNGAPNANPNHTVINTNIQRPERVSVRMMEEAAAAAANAYQIQQPSYSPISRPNSRELDKSPVNPHAQSNLATLAHVATYSQQKTSYAASSSSSTSHHGNASGSKQLISPRNAQYSSSSNTTVVYQSTRDRGNSQYSEGGRRGEERYMALPRAEMKFGMESYYTDDHKPPPMLAQQQHVKQQQTRDLMLHDEQQQRMIREENRRMRCVDEESKPLEGLAASLQARIVAQMQVKEEQDVRQRPDMMMQSSHIKTEGGLKRTSPLIQSHTRPPKLMYADVPETIMNPELLHPGRSNVTVGPLMSPEINSLTADDKHNVVRSRHDDDDVPDDESHWQDRVSSGFDRLVAFASTELDKTRRSIEDAGPPNSCNTSPDSGIAHSDGRTFLSSSSSSGSHLELPMVVRGSGTYAHHHHHMHHQQSSSTSSSGGLLKTTTVPIIKSSPAGEPLLDNQPPRTPSPSETSESPPIIFNHHASAASQIPVTNSLKIPLKYQRQKITSEKHFKKKFRERNWEEYEDSSYARGEAGTNAEGESSRHKHKSAKFRPKGKDWHWDNE, encoded by the exons ATGGCAGGCGGCAACGGTGGCAACGGCGGCGGCGAAGATGAacataaaaacaagaaattggAGCTTCGGTCGCCCGTAGGTACGGAACCTTTTTATTATACATGGCCTCTGATAATTGGAACGGGGCCCGATATGCACGACGGAGCAGCTGACATCATCGATACCGTGCGATGGGTCTGCGAAGAAGTGCTGGAAATCAAGTCGGCATTAGAGGATATTGTCTTCCACGAGGTCGACACAACAAGTTACATGgcgatgaaatatttttgcgatCGTTACAACAAAGTGGTTGACAGTTTTGTGCAGCTG CAAAAGGGCACTTCTCTCCCCGCCGTTCGTTACACGTATCCAAGTCGCGGTCTTTTGCGCCACATCATCCAACAAACTTACAACGTAGCGGTAGCAGAGCCCGAAAAACTCAACCAATACGAACCATTTTCGCCGGAGGTGTATGGTGAAACATCTTACGACCTGATTTGTCAGATGATCGACCAGATCGACATCCGCGAAGACGACATTTTTGTCGATTTGGGCTCGGGCGTCGGACAAGTTGTGCTCCAAATGACAGCAGCAACACCCGTCAAAGTTTGTTACGGCATCGAAAAGGCGGATGTGCCATCGCGATACGCTGAGGACATgagcaaacattttttgcgATGGATGCGATGGTTCGGCAAGAAATACAACGACTACCATTTAATCAAGGGAGACTTTTTGGCGGACGAACAtcgcgaaaaaattaattctgccACGATTGTTTTCGTCAATAACTTTGCGTTCGGTCCAAATGTGGATCATCAGTTGAAAGAACGCTTCGCAGATCTCAAGGACGGTGCTCGAATCGTGTCCTCGAAGAGTTTTTGTCCCTTGAATTTCCGCATTACGGATCGGAATCTCAGCGATATCGGGACAATTATGCATGTGAGTGAAATGACGCCGATGAAAGGATCGGTTTCGTGGACCGGGAAGCCAGTTTCGTATTATTTGCACATCATTGACCGCACAAAACTCGAACGGTACTTCCAGCGACTCAAAACTAAGGGAAATGACAACGGAAATGATTACGTAGTTGGTCGCAGTGGTTCACGAGACAAAGGAAAACGCGTTACTTTGATGGATGACACATCAACGGAGAGCGAAACGGGAGGCGATGTCACGGGAGCAACAACCCGCAAAGCATGGTCCGACTACTGCAAAGGCAAAAGTAGTCAATCGGAGGAAGAAAACAACAATGCGCATCGTTCCAGTAGTACAGGCGTTGCTAAAAAACGACGCAAAATTACGCGACCCAAAACGACAAATCAGACAAATCGTGCAGCGCAACAAGCTCAAGGTACAACGAAAAAAGCGACAAAAGGCGGGCGCGTCAAAAAAGGCAAAGCAAAACGTCCCTTGCGCATCAGCGGGTTAGATCTCTTGCACAATCAAACGGTTCTAAGTACCTCGGAGTCGCTTATTGGCAAGAAATTACCGCCGGCACGTGGTTGCATCGATCAACAACTCTCCTCGATCGCTGGAACAATGGTGCATGAAGAGCTCGAAATACCCGCGGCACCTTTGGAGACCCCATATGCACTCCAAATCCTCATGGATGTCTTCAAAACTCAAATGATGAACTTTTTGAACAGCATGCGAACGCCCACGTACAAAGACAACCTCAACGATCAGATCTCAAAGGAGCGCGAACGCAACCAACGCTTGTTAAATCGTGCCGGGCAGCTCGAAAAACAGATCCGAGTCCTAATTGACGACAgtgtcattttattaaaagctcGTATGAACGAATTGGGCATAAATACCACGAGCCAAAATGACTTGTTATGCAAGGCAAAGGAAATTGTGGGACGTCACAAGGAACTCCAAGTGATGGCAGCCAAGCTACAAAGTCAGGTAACGGCAATCGAGAAGGATCAGAACCAAATGGTGTTGGCccatgtgaaaaaattagcaGATAAACATCTCAAAACGCCCCTAAATGGCGAGGAATTGGAATTAAATGCCAGCGCATCGCAAGAACTCATCCTAAAAGAGATCGCCAACACCTTGTCGCAACGCAAAAAGTTACATGCGCAAGTCTCCACGCTCGAAAGTGAGTTAGATATCATCGAAAAATCCGCTGCCGAACGAAAAGTCGTCTTACAAAGCACTCCCGTAATGCCAATTCCCCCACCGAGCAACGTTTCCGATCGACATGCATCTGTCACTGCTTCAACTAAGCCTGGGAATCAACATTCAGCGACTTCCTCCTCATCGTCGGGTAAATCCAATCGCAAAAATCGCGAGAATCGAGCTCGATCTCAAGATTGGCCCGATATTCCTGACGTCGGCAAGATCGAAGAAAGTAACCCTGAGGTCTTAGCGCAGAAAATTCTCGAAAAGGGACGTCAAATTGAAGCTGGAAAGTTTTCGGCGACATCAACGACGTCCTCTGGCTCAAGCAAATCCCACAAAAATGACGAAAGTAGTAGTAAAAAGCATCCGCATCACCCGGTTGATAGTGCTTTGATGCCTGCGCCGCCCATGGTTAGTAAGCAACAACATCGAAATATGGCGCAAAATGTTCCGGCATCGAAATATCAACAACAACCGGCGAATCTCCCACCTTCTCCAACGCCAACGACGCCACAAACGGCATCCGGGAAACTCCAGGACTCCCCGCACAAAGTTGTCAACTTTGAAGATCGGCTCAAAAGTATCATCACTTCCGTGTTGCAAGGACAGGAACAAGCCCCATCGCCAAATAAACAACCTTCTCAAGGTCAAATGCCTCCGCAAGGTCAAATTCATCCCGAAATGGCTCATTTGaagaagcaacaacaacaaaatagtCAAATTATTTACCAACAAAATGCAGCGTCGCAAGGTCAAGGTCATCATAACAAAGGATCATCTTCGTCCTCGTACATGGGACACAATCGGGAAAGTCCCATACAGCATCTACCTCCGGGAACGCATCACCTGACAGCATCAACTACCATCACACCCACCTCGGGCATCCCGTATAAGCAACAAATGCAACAGCATACATCGACAAAAATCTCGCCGCAGTCGAAATATGGCCCGAATCCCGCTGCAAATCCTCAAGGTTCATTACAATACGCGAAAAATCTCTCCTTGAGTATTTCCCCGACGACGACAATGCCTCATGATCCGCATCCCAGTCCAAATAACGTCATGTACCATCAATATCAAGGCCCCCATGGCATGGATCCGCATCACAAAGTTGAGTTCAAGGCACCGGAAAATTATCGGGAACGTCAATACATGGGCGTAATGGTGATGGATCATCAAAATAACCCGACGGCATCGCAACCGGTACGCATTAACATTCCGCCGCAACAAGATATGCCCGAATATATCAGTGGGCGTAGCAGTGATCCCAATTCCCGAGCGTCATATGTCACTGTGACAAATCAACAATCGCATTCGCGTCCCAGTTCGTCGTCATCGCAGCCGGATTACACGCAAGTATCTCCCGCGAAGATGGCTTTGCGACGTCATTTGTCGCAAGAAAAGCTCGTGCAGCAACTTCCGCCCGGCGTTCAACTTTCCTCAAGCTCAAAAACGATCGGGGATCTCGTAAATGGCGAAATTGAACGTACGCTTGAGATTTCGAATCAAAGTATCATCAATGCTGCTGTCAATATGAGTACGATGTTGGGACCGCAAGGCACGAATGGAGCTCCAAATGCGAATCCGAACCATACGGTCATCAATACGAACATCCAGAGACCGGAACGTGTGAGTGTTCGAATGATGGAAGAAGCAGCAGCTGCTGCCGCGAATGCTTATCAGATCCAGCAACCGTCGTACAGTCCAATTTCGAGACCAAATAGTCGCGAATTGGATAAAAGTCCCGTTAATCCGCATGCTCAAAGTAATTTAGCGACTTTAGCTCACGTTGCAACTTATAGTCAACAAAAAACTTCCTATGCGGCGTCTTCGTCGTCCTCGACATCGCATCACGGAAACGCATCCGGGTCCAAACAACTGATTTCACCGAGAAATGCGCAGTACAGCAGTAGCTCGAACACGACAGTTGTTTATCAATCGACACGTGATCGCGGCAATTCGCAATATTCCGAGGGCGGAAGACGCGGCGAAGAACGTTACATGGCACTTCCGAGAGCTGAAATGAAATTTGGCATGGAGTCGTATTACACGGATGATCATAAGCCGCCGCCGATGTTGGCGCAACAGCAACACGTGAAGCAACAACAAACGCGGGATCTGATGTTGCACGATGAGCAGCAGCAACGCATGATTCGCGAGGAAAATCGACGGATGCGGTGTGTGGATGAAGAAAGTAAACCGTTGGaag gcttgGCAGCATCGTTACAAGCAAGAATAGTTGCCCAAATGCAAGTTAAAGAAGAGCAAGATGTACGTCAACGTCCTGATATGATGATGCAGTCGTCCCATATTAAAACtgaag gagGCCTCAAACGAACATCTCCCCTGATCCAATCGCATACACGCCCACCCAAACTGATGTATGCCGATGTGCCCGAAACCATCATGAATCCCGAATTGTTGCATCCGGGTCGCTCCAATGTCACCGTTGGACCTCTCATGAGTCCCGAAATCAACTCGTTGACGGCCGATGACAAGCACAACGTGGTGCGCTCAAGACACGATGACG ATGACGTGCCGGACGACGAATCGCACTGGCAAGATCGCGTCAGTTCTGGCTTCGATCGTTTGGTTGCCTTTGCCTCCACTGAACTAGATAAGACACGGCGCTCCATTGAGGATGCCGGACCACCAAACAGTTGCAATACATCGCCAGACTCGGGTATTGCACACAGTGATGGTCGCACATTTTTGTCTAGCTCGTCGTCGAGCGGGTCGCATCTCGAGTTGCCCATGGTGGTGCGTGGCAGCGGCACTTAtgcccatcatcatcatcacatgcATCATCAGCAATCGTCGTCGACGTCATCAAGTGGCGGTTTACTGAAAACCACAACGGTGCCCATCATCAAGTCGAGCCCGGCAGGCGAACCCCTGCTCGATAATCAACCGCCACGAACCCCAAGCCCCTCGGAAACGTCAGAAAGCCCACCAATTATCTTTAATCATCATGCAAGCGCCGCATCGCAAATTCCCGTCACAAACAGCTTGAAGATCCCGCTGAAGTAccaacgacaaaaaatcacatccgagaaacattttaagaaaaaattccgtGAACGCAACTGGGAAGAATACGAAGACAGCTCGTATGCCCGCGGAGAGGCCGGAACCAATGCGGAAGGCGAATCATCGCGACACAAACACAAATCGGCAAAATTCCGACCGAAAGGCAAGGATTGGCATTGGGATAACGAATAA
- the LOC134833106 gene encoding histone-lysine N-methyltransferase, H3 lysine-79 specific isoform X3, translated as MAGGNGGNGGGEDEHKNKKLELRSPVGTEPFYYTWPLIIGTGPDMHDGAADIIDTVRWVCEEVLEIKSALEDIVFHEVDTTSYMAMKYFCDRYNKVVDSFVQLQKGTSLPAVRYTYPSRGLLRHIIQQTYNVAVAEPEKLNQYEPFSPEVYGETSYDLICQMIDQIDIREDDIFVDLGSGVGQVVLQMTAATPVKVCYGIEKADVPSRYAEDMSKHFLRWMRWFGKKYNDYHLIKGDFLADEHREKINSATIVFVNNFAFGPNVDHQLKERFADLKDGARIVSSKSFCPLNFRITDRNLSDIGTIMHVSEMTPMKGSVSWTGKPVSYYLHIIDRTKLERYFQRLKTKGNDNGNDYVVGRSGSRDKGKRVTLMDDTSTESETGGDVTGATTRKAWSDYCKGKSSQSEEENNNAHRSSSTGVAKKRRKITRPKTTNQTNRAAQQAQGTTKKATKGGRVKKGKAKRPLRISGLDLLHNQTVLSTSESLIGKKLPPARGCIDQQLSSIAGTMVHEELEIPAAPLETPYALQILMDVFKTQMMNFLNSMRTPTYKDNLNDQISKERERNQRLLNRAGQLEKQIRVLIDDSVILLKARMNELGINTTSQNDLLCKAKEIVGRHKELQVMAAKLQSQVTAIEKDQNQMVLAHVKKLADKHLKTPLNGEELELNASASQELILKEIANTLSQRKKLHAQVSTLESELDIIEKSAAERKVVLQSTPVMPIPPPSNVSDRHASVTASTKPGNQHSATSSSSSGKSNRKNRENRARSQDWPDIPDVGKIEESNPEVLAQKILEKGRQIEAGKFSATSTTSSGSSKSHKNDESSSKKHPHHPVDSALMPAPPMVSKQQHRNMAQNVPASKYQQQPANLPPSPTPTTPQTASGKLQDSPHKVVNFEDRLKSIITSVLQGQEQAPSPNKQPSQGQMPPQGQIHPEMAHLKKQQQQNSQIIYQQNAASQGQGHHNKGSSSSSYMGHNRESPIQHLPPGTHHLTASTTITPTSGIPYKQQMQQHTSTKISPQSKYGPNPAANPQGSLQYAKNLSLSISPTTTMPHDPHPSPNNVMYHQYQGPHGMDPHHKVEFKAPENYRERQYMGVMVMDHQNNPTASQPVRINIPPQQDMPEYISGRSSDPNSRASYVTVTNQQSHSRPSSSSSQPDYTQVSPAKMALRRHLSQEKLVQQLPPGVQLSSSSKTIGDLVNGEIERTLEISNQSIINAAVNMSTMLGPQGTNGAPNANPNHTVINTNIQRPERVSVRMMEEAAAAAANAYQIQQPSYSPISRPNSRELDKSPVNPHAQSNLATLAHVATYSQQKTSYAASSSSSTSHHGNASGSKQLISPRNAQYSSSSNTTVVYQSTRDRGNSQYSEGGRRGEERYMALPRAEMKFGMESYYTDDHKPPPMLAQQQHVKQQQTRDLMLHDEQQQRMIREENRRMRCVDEESKPLEGLAASLQARIVAQMQVKEEQDVRQRPDMMMQSSHIKTEGGLKRTSPLIQSHTRPPKLMYADVPETIMNPELLHPGRSNVTVGPLMSPEINSLTADDKHNVVRSRHDDDVTFRLKNKNNRGSYYH; from the exons ATGGCAGGCGGCAACGGTGGCAACGGCGGCGGCGAAGATGAacataaaaacaagaaattggAGCTTCGGTCGCCCGTAGGTACGGAACCTTTTTATTATACATGGCCTCTGATAATTGGAACGGGGCCCGATATGCACGACGGAGCAGCTGACATCATCGATACCGTGCGATGGGTCTGCGAAGAAGTGCTGGAAATCAAGTCGGCATTAGAGGATATTGTCTTCCACGAGGTCGACACAACAAGTTACATGgcgatgaaatatttttgcgatCGTTACAACAAAGTGGTTGACAGTTTTGTGCAGCTG CAAAAGGGCACTTCTCTCCCCGCCGTTCGTTACACGTATCCAAGTCGCGGTCTTTTGCGCCACATCATCCAACAAACTTACAACGTAGCGGTAGCAGAGCCCGAAAAACTCAACCAATACGAACCATTTTCGCCGGAGGTGTATGGTGAAACATCTTACGACCTGATTTGTCAGATGATCGACCAGATCGACATCCGCGAAGACGACATTTTTGTCGATTTGGGCTCGGGCGTCGGACAAGTTGTGCTCCAAATGACAGCAGCAACACCCGTCAAAGTTTGTTACGGCATCGAAAAGGCGGATGTGCCATCGCGATACGCTGAGGACATgagcaaacattttttgcgATGGATGCGATGGTTCGGCAAGAAATACAACGACTACCATTTAATCAAGGGAGACTTTTTGGCGGACGAACAtcgcgaaaaaattaattctgccACGATTGTTTTCGTCAATAACTTTGCGTTCGGTCCAAATGTGGATCATCAGTTGAAAGAACGCTTCGCAGATCTCAAGGACGGTGCTCGAATCGTGTCCTCGAAGAGTTTTTGTCCCTTGAATTTCCGCATTACGGATCGGAATCTCAGCGATATCGGGACAATTATGCATGTGAGTGAAATGACGCCGATGAAAGGATCGGTTTCGTGGACCGGGAAGCCAGTTTCGTATTATTTGCACATCATTGACCGCACAAAACTCGAACGGTACTTCCAGCGACTCAAAACTAAGGGAAATGACAACGGAAATGATTACGTAGTTGGTCGCAGTGGTTCACGAGACAAAGGAAAACGCGTTACTTTGATGGATGACACATCAACGGAGAGCGAAACGGGAGGCGATGTCACGGGAGCAACAACCCGCAAAGCATGGTCCGACTACTGCAAAGGCAAAAGTAGTCAATCGGAGGAAGAAAACAACAATGCGCATCGTTCCAGTAGTACAGGCGTTGCTAAAAAACGACGCAAAATTACGCGACCCAAAACGACAAATCAGACAAATCGTGCAGCGCAACAAGCTCAAGGTACAACGAAAAAAGCGACAAAAGGCGGGCGCGTCAAAAAAGGCAAAGCAAAACGTCCCTTGCGCATCAGCGGGTTAGATCTCTTGCACAATCAAACGGTTCTAAGTACCTCGGAGTCGCTTATTGGCAAGAAATTACCGCCGGCACGTGGTTGCATCGATCAACAACTCTCCTCGATCGCTGGAACAATGGTGCATGAAGAGCTCGAAATACCCGCGGCACCTTTGGAGACCCCATATGCACTCCAAATCCTCATGGATGTCTTCAAAACTCAAATGATGAACTTTTTGAACAGCATGCGAACGCCCACGTACAAAGACAACCTCAACGATCAGATCTCAAAGGAGCGCGAACGCAACCAACGCTTGTTAAATCGTGCCGGGCAGCTCGAAAAACAGATCCGAGTCCTAATTGACGACAgtgtcattttattaaaagctcGTATGAACGAATTGGGCATAAATACCACGAGCCAAAATGACTTGTTATGCAAGGCAAAGGAAATTGTGGGACGTCACAAGGAACTCCAAGTGATGGCAGCCAAGCTACAAAGTCAGGTAACGGCAATCGAGAAGGATCAGAACCAAATGGTGTTGGCccatgtgaaaaaattagcaGATAAACATCTCAAAACGCCCCTAAATGGCGAGGAATTGGAATTAAATGCCAGCGCATCGCAAGAACTCATCCTAAAAGAGATCGCCAACACCTTGTCGCAACGCAAAAAGTTACATGCGCAAGTCTCCACGCTCGAAAGTGAGTTAGATATCATCGAAAAATCCGCTGCCGAACGAAAAGTCGTCTTACAAAGCACTCCCGTAATGCCAATTCCCCCACCGAGCAACGTTTCCGATCGACATGCATCTGTCACTGCTTCAACTAAGCCTGGGAATCAACATTCAGCGACTTCCTCCTCATCGTCGGGTAAATCCAATCGCAAAAATCGCGAGAATCGAGCTCGATCTCAAGATTGGCCCGATATTCCTGACGTCGGCAAGATCGAAGAAAGTAACCCTGAGGTCTTAGCGCAGAAAATTCTCGAAAAGGGACGTCAAATTGAAGCTGGAAAGTTTTCGGCGACATCAACGACGTCCTCTGGCTCAAGCAAATCCCACAAAAATGACGAAAGTAGTAGTAAAAAGCATCCGCATCACCCGGTTGATAGTGCTTTGATGCCTGCGCCGCCCATGGTTAGTAAGCAACAACATCGAAATATGGCGCAAAATGTTCCGGCATCGAAATATCAACAACAACCGGCGAATCTCCCACCTTCTCCAACGCCAACGACGCCACAAACGGCATCCGGGAAACTCCAGGACTCCCCGCACAAAGTTGTCAACTTTGAAGATCGGCTCAAAAGTATCATCACTTCCGTGTTGCAAGGACAGGAACAAGCCCCATCGCCAAATAAACAACCTTCTCAAGGTCAAATGCCTCCGCAAGGTCAAATTCATCCCGAAATGGCTCATTTGaagaagcaacaacaacaaaatagtCAAATTATTTACCAACAAAATGCAGCGTCGCAAGGTCAAGGTCATCATAACAAAGGATCATCTTCGTCCTCGTACATGGGACACAATCGGGAAAGTCCCATACAGCATCTACCTCCGGGAACGCATCACCTGACAGCATCAACTACCATCACACCCACCTCGGGCATCCCGTATAAGCAACAAATGCAACAGCATACATCGACAAAAATCTCGCCGCAGTCGAAATATGGCCCGAATCCCGCTGCAAATCCTCAAGGTTCATTACAATACGCGAAAAATCTCTCCTTGAGTATTTCCCCGACGACGACAATGCCTCATGATCCGCATCCCAGTCCAAATAACGTCATGTACCATCAATATCAAGGCCCCCATGGCATGGATCCGCATCACAAAGTTGAGTTCAAGGCACCGGAAAATTATCGGGAACGTCAATACATGGGCGTAATGGTGATGGATCATCAAAATAACCCGACGGCATCGCAACCGGTACGCATTAACATTCCGCCGCAACAAGATATGCCCGAATATATCAGTGGGCGTAGCAGTGATCCCAATTCCCGAGCGTCATATGTCACTGTGACAAATCAACAATCGCATTCGCGTCCCAGTTCGTCGTCATCGCAGCCGGATTACACGCAAGTATCTCCCGCGAAGATGGCTTTGCGACGTCATTTGTCGCAAGAAAAGCTCGTGCAGCAACTTCCGCCCGGCGTTCAACTTTCCTCAAGCTCAAAAACGATCGGGGATCTCGTAAATGGCGAAATTGAACGTACGCTTGAGATTTCGAATCAAAGTATCATCAATGCTGCTGTCAATATGAGTACGATGTTGGGACCGCAAGGCACGAATGGAGCTCCAAATGCGAATCCGAACCATACGGTCATCAATACGAACATCCAGAGACCGGAACGTGTGAGTGTTCGAATGATGGAAGAAGCAGCAGCTGCTGCCGCGAATGCTTATCAGATCCAGCAACCGTCGTACAGTCCAATTTCGAGACCAAATAGTCGCGAATTGGATAAAAGTCCCGTTAATCCGCATGCTCAAAGTAATTTAGCGACTTTAGCTCACGTTGCAACTTATAGTCAACAAAAAACTTCCTATGCGGCGTCTTCGTCGTCCTCGACATCGCATCACGGAAACGCATCCGGGTCCAAACAACTGATTTCACCGAGAAATGCGCAGTACAGCAGTAGCTCGAACACGACAGTTGTTTATCAATCGACACGTGATCGCGGCAATTCGCAATATTCCGAGGGCGGAAGACGCGGCGAAGAACGTTACATGGCACTTCCGAGAGCTGAAATGAAATTTGGCATGGAGTCGTATTACACGGATGATCATAAGCCGCCGCCGATGTTGGCGCAACAGCAACACGTGAAGCAACAACAAACGCGGGATCTGATGTTGCACGATGAGCAGCAGCAACGCATGATTCGCGAGGAAAATCGACGGATGCGGTGTGTGGATGAAGAAAGTAAACCGTTGGaag gcttgGCAGCATCGTTACAAGCAAGAATAGTTGCCCAAATGCAAGTTAAAGAAGAGCAAGATGTACGTCAACGTCCTGATATGATGATGCAGTCGTCCCATATTAAAACtgaag gagGCCTCAAACGAACATCTCCCCTGATCCAATCGCATACACGCCCACCCAAACTGATGTATGCCGATGTGCCCGAAACCATCATGAATCCCGAATTGTTGCATCCGGGTCGCTCCAATGTCACCGTTGGACCTCTCATGAGTCCCGAAATCAACTCGTTGACGGCCGATGACAAGCACAACGTGGTGCGCTCAAGACACGATGACG ACGTGACCTTTAgattaaagaacaaaaataacagAGGAAGTTACTACCATTGA